CTCGCTCCACATGAACAGCCCGCCGTCCGGCCGCCGCGCCGCGAGCGGATCGAGCGTGGCGTCCCCCGCCCCCTTGTAGTACAGCTTGGGCAGCGTGGCCTTCTCCGGCTTGCGCACCCGGACCGGATCGGTCCGGACGATCCGCGCGACTTTCGACGACGGATCCTCGAGGTCGCCGACCAGGATCGCCTCGGTCGGGCAGACGACGACGCAGGCGGGTTCGAGCCCGACGTCGAGGCGGTGCGCGCAGAAGTTACACTTCTCCGCGGCGTGGTCGTCGGGGTTGATGAAGATCGCGTCGTAGGGGCACGCCGCGATGCACGCCTTGCACCCGATGCACACCGACTTGTCGAAGTCGACGATGCCGTCCGGCCGCCGGTACATCGCGGAGGTCGGGCACGGCGCGACGCACGGGGCGTCGTCGCACTGGTTGCAGCGGGTGACCTGGAAGGCGCGGCGCGCGTCCGGAAAGACGCCGGCGTCGACGTACTTCACGTAGGTACGCGTGACGCCGAGCGGAACGTCGTTCTCGGATTTGCAGGCGGTGGTACAGGCGTGGCACCCGATGCACCGGGTGTGGTCGATGACCTTGGCCCACTTCACCGTACTTGAATTCGCCGGTGCCGAAGACGCGGCCTGCAGCGTCGACGTCTCCGATCTGACGGCACAAAAGATCCGGGCCGGCGCGCGCAGCGCGCCGGCCCGGTATGCTATCGACGACCGAAGAACGTGACTGCCGGGATCGCGGCTACTCGCCGCCGCCTCCCGCGAGGGCCCCCGCGGGCTGGCCGCCGACCTCGTCCCAGATCTTCGTCTGGTTGGTCTCGGGCAGGAACAGCCCGCCGACGACAAACGAGAACAGCGCGGTCGCAATCGGCCACCACAGGATCGCGTAGATGTTGTGGGTGGCAGCCGCGATCGACGCCCCGATGATTGGGGTCAAGCCGCCGAACCAGCCGTTCCCCATGTGATACGGCACGGACATCGACGTGTACCGGATGCGGGCCGGGAAGTACTCGACCAGGAACGCCGCGATCGGTCCGTACACCAGGGTCACGTACAGGACCTGAATCAGCACGAGCAGCACGAGCACCGGCAGGTTGCCGGCGTTCGCCTTCATCGCGTGGTAGATCGGAATGTACGTCACGGCGGCGAGCAGGAGGCCGGCCATGATCACCTTCTTGCGGCCGATCCGATCCGACAAAGAGCCGAAGACCAGGAAGAACGGCGTCCCGATCGCGAGCGCGATCGCCACCACGATCGGGGGTGAGACGAAGTCCGTCTTCGGGAACACCTGCGTCTGCAGGAACAGCAGCGCGACGAACTGGCTGGTATACCAGACCGTGGCCTGGCCGGACGTCGCCCCGAGGAGCGCGAGAATAATCATCCTCCAGTTCTTGCCGCTGCCGAGGCTCTCCTTGAGCGGGTGCTGCGACGACTTGCCTTGGTCCTTGAGGCGCGCGAACAGAGGAGCCTCCGCGAGCCGCACGCGGATGTACATGGCGACGATCAGCAGCAGCGCCGAGACGAGGAAGGGCACCCGCCAGCCCCACGCTTTGAACGCCGCGTCGCCGAACGACAGCCGGCACACGAGCACGACGAGCAGCGACACCAACAGTCCGACCGTCGCGGTCGTCTGAATCCACGCGGTGTAGTAGCCGCGCTTTTCGTCCGGCGCGTGCTCGGCGATGTAGGTGGCCGCGCCGCCGTACTCCCCGCCGAGCGCGAGGCCTTGCATCAGCCGGAACAACACCAGCAGCGTCGGCGCCAGAATGCCGATCGACGCGTACGTCGGCACGAGGCCGGTCAGCGTCGTCGCGAGGCCCATGACGCTCAGTGTCACGAGGAACGCGTATTTCCGGCCGACCAGGTCGCCGATTCGCCCGAACACGACCGCGCCGAAGGGCCGGACGACGAAGCCGGCCCCCCAGACGGCCAGCGTGGAAAGAAGCTGAGCCGTGGGGTTCTCTTTCGGGAAAAACAGGGCGCCAAAGAATACCGCAAGGCTGGCGTAAATATAGAAGTCGTACCACTCAATAACGGTTCCTGCCGATGACGCGAGGATGATTTGCATGAGGCTGAGCGGCTTGGCGCCGCCCCGTGACATTGCGCCTACCTGTGCCGACATTCGCCACCTCTTCCGTTTTTCTGACGTTAGAGTCAGTGCAGCGGGCGCGACGACCCCATCGCGCGGTGACGCGCAGGTTCGGCTGATGTGGCCTGAGCGATTCGCCGGGTTGTTACAATTCCCTCCCCCATTACGCAGCCATCTCCGGGGGCTACGCCAGGCGGTAGACGCCGGGGGCGGTCTCCGGGAAACGCCGGTACACCTCCCCGTCGTGGCCGGGGCAAAGACGCCTTTCGTCCCCTTTGACGAGGTCCCGGATGCGCGCCATCGCGTCCATGCATTCCGGGATGCTGTTGATATGGATCGCCGGGGGGGCCCAGTCCGTGAGGTTCCGGTAGGTCGTCAGGGCGTCGTTCGCGATCACGAACGGCCCCGTCGCGGTCTCCACCACCACGATCTGCATGCCCGGCGAATGGCCGCCGACCCACTCCAGCCGGATCCCCTCCGCCGGTTGAGCGTTCCCCTCAATCGTGCGGAGCCGCCCGCTGCTGCGCAGCGCGTCGAGATCCGCGGTGAAGCAGTCGCTGATGAAGCGGCGGACCCACGGGTCCCGGCCGCCGCCGCCGGTCCAGAACTCCAGTTCGCGCCGCTGCACCCAGAACGTCGCCCGCGGCAGCCAGTCCTCGAGATCGAAATGGTCCCAGTGCAGGTGCGTGAGGATCACGGTCTCGATCGAGTCGGCGGACACGCCGACGGCCTCCAGCAGCTGGTAACGGGTCCGCGGGATCGCCTCGGCGGGCAGACCCTTCAGCGCGGCCAGGCGCGGCGTAAAGCCGGTATCGACGAGCACGGGCGACCCCGGTCCCCGAAGCAGCCACAGGAAGTACGCGGACGTCGTCATGCCCGTCCCGGCCGGATGCAGGTAGAGACGTGTCGACCAATCGACCTCCCTCGCCCCGGGGCTGAGCGCCAGGATTTCATAGGTTGCGGGCATCGATACTGTCACTTCCCTTCCTTCAAGAAATGGTGCGCGTCATCGCGTCGGTGCGCGGTGCTGCGGCGCGGATGTCTTCCACGCGCTCGCGCCGCGCTCCCGTCGGCCGCGTGCCGCGCCGGTCGCGAGGCGATGCCGCCCGTGCCGTAGAAGTCGGTCGGCGATGGAGCCTCGCACGCTCGTCCACTTCGATCGCCGGCCGATGCCTGAACTGCGGGCCGCGTTCCACTGGACCGTGCCGGCCGCGTACAACATCGCGGCGGACGTCTGCGACAAGTGGGCCGGCGACCGCGACCGGATCGCGCTCGTCGACGCGAGCGGCGACCCGCCGCGGTCCTACACGTTCGCCGAACTGCGCGACCGCTCGAACCGGTGGGCCAACGCGCTCGCGGCGCTCGGCATCGGGCCCGGCGACCGCGTCGCGGTCGTGATGTCGCAGCGTCCCGAGACCGCCCTCGCCCATCTCGCGGTATACAAGCTGGGCGCGGTCGCGGTGCCGCTCGCGACGCTCTTCGGTGAGGACGCGCTCGAGTACCGGCTGCGGGATTCCGGCGCCCGCGCGGTGGTGCTGGACGCGCAGGCGGCGCCGCGCTTCGCCCGGATTCGAGACCGGCTGCCGGATCTCGCGTCCGTCATC
The sequence above is drawn from the bacterium genome and encodes:
- a CDS encoding MFS transporter, producing MSAQVGAMSRGGAKPLSLMQIILASSAGTVIEWYDFYIYASLAVFFGALFFPKENPTAQLLSTLAVWGAGFVVRPFGAVVFGRIGDLVGRKYAFLVTLSVMGLATTLTGLVPTYASIGILAPTLLVLFRLMQGLALGGEYGGAATYIAEHAPDEKRGYYTAWIQTTATVGLLVSLLVVLVCRLSFGDAAFKAWGWRVPFLVSALLLIVAMYIRVRLAEAPLFARLKDQGKSSQHPLKESLGSGKNWRMIILALLGATSGQATVWYTSQFVALLFLQTQVFPKTDFVSPPIVVAIALAIGTPFFLVFGSLSDRIGRKKVIMAGLLLAAVTYIPIYHAMKANAGNLPVLVLLVLIQVLYVTLVYGPIAAFLVEYFPARIRYTSMSVPYHMGNGWFGGLTPIIGASIAAATHNIYAILWWPIATALFSFVVGGLFLPETNQTKIWDEVGGQPAGALAGGGGE
- a CDS encoding N-acyl homoserine lactonase family protein — translated: MPATYEILALSPGAREVDWSTRLYLHPAGTGMTTSAYFLWLLRGPGSPVLVDTGFTPRLAALKGLPAEAIPRTRYQLLEAVGVSADSIETVILTHLHWDHFDLEDWLPRATFWVQRRELEFWTGGGGRDPWVRRFISDCFTADLDALRSSGRLRTIEGNAQPAEGIRLEWVGGHSPGMQIVVVETATGPFVIANDALTTYRNLTDWAPPAIHINSIPECMDAMARIRDLVKGDERRLCPGHDGEVYRRFPETAPGVYRLA